One Prosthecobacter dejongeii genomic window carries:
- a CDS encoding LamG-like jellyroll fold domain-containing protein — protein sequence MSDPMIDPDVLIQRYLEDCLTEEEAEALLMLLQRREDGSGKLHEKLLSQLSMDAMLRERKASHAVPMRGPMPAKRRNGVKFSFTVLASVAALAACITLAATWLITPADTEADEDTTTAVAVLTRGVNLEWEGDPHAPGSPLAPGWLRLKSGLAQIEFYQGARVTLEGPAAFQLISPSEAFCSAGKLSAHVPPQAKGFRIDTPKGMIVDLGTDFGLDLNTSAAELHVFKGEVELHASGAEMKPLREGQGMTLGNETRSILANQAAFASLGSVDERTAESQRVAFETWLSRSAVWNEEPALLMRLDFQDRTDTRSLRNLASHAPQVPAGSIVGCAWTEGRWPGKRALEFRNVSDRVRLSVPGEQMAVTLSAWVRVHGLDRAYNSLFMVEGYSNGGIHWQITREGKLRLGIAGRDEKSSRDHDTPALFTPERFGQWMHLATVIDPTAKEVRHYVNGDLAARVPRVEVFPVTLGVADLGNWNAGGRSDRVAIRHFSGTMDEFMLFSRVLTEAEISKLAR from the coding sequence ATGTCTGACCCGATGATTGATCCCGATGTCCTGATCCAACGTTATCTGGAAGATTGCCTGACCGAAGAGGAGGCTGAGGCCTTGCTCATGCTTTTGCAAAGGCGAGAAGATGGCTCAGGAAAGCTGCATGAGAAGCTTCTATCCCAGCTTTCCATGGATGCAATGTTGCGAGAAAGGAAGGCTAGCCATGCAGTGCCAATGAGGGGCCCGATGCCCGCGAAAAGGCGCAACGGGGTCAAGTTTAGTTTTACCGTGCTGGCCTCGGTGGCTGCACTGGCGGCTTGTATCACCCTAGCGGCGACATGGTTAATCACGCCTGCCGATACAGAGGCGGATGAGGATACCACGACGGCGGTGGCTGTTTTGACGAGGGGTGTGAATCTTGAATGGGAAGGGGACCCTCATGCACCTGGCAGCCCGCTGGCCCCGGGGTGGTTGCGACTGAAATCAGGCTTAGCACAGATCGAGTTTTATCAAGGAGCAAGAGTAACCCTCGAGGGGCCGGCTGCTTTTCAGTTGATCTCACCTAGCGAAGCTTTTTGTTCGGCAGGAAAGCTCAGTGCTCACGTTCCCCCCCAAGCCAAAGGCTTTCGCATTGATACGCCAAAAGGCATGATTGTGGATCTAGGAACGGATTTTGGTCTGGATTTGAACACCTCTGCCGCAGAGTTACACGTCTTCAAAGGGGAGGTGGAACTGCATGCCTCTGGAGCGGAGATGAAACCGCTGAGAGAGGGGCAGGGGATGACGTTGGGGAATGAGACACGGTCTATTTTGGCGAATCAGGCCGCTTTCGCTTCACTGGGCTCGGTGGATGAACGTACGGCGGAATCTCAACGGGTGGCCTTTGAGACGTGGTTATCCCGAAGTGCGGTGTGGAATGAGGAACCAGCTTTGCTGATGCGACTGGACTTTCAAGACCGCACAGATACGCGCAGCCTGCGAAATTTGGCGAGCCATGCACCACAGGTGCCCGCGGGCAGCATCGTCGGCTGTGCCTGGACGGAAGGCCGCTGGCCGGGTAAAAGAGCGCTCGAGTTTCGCAATGTGAGTGACCGCGTCAGATTGAGTGTTCCGGGGGAACAAATGGCAGTTACCTTGAGTGCCTGGGTGCGAGTGCATGGACTGGACCGTGCCTACAATTCCCTGTTCATGGTCGAGGGGTATTCAAACGGTGGCATTCACTGGCAGATCACTCGTGAAGGGAAATTGCGCCTGGGTATTGCAGGGCGAGATGAGAAATCCTCTCGAGATCATGATACTCCCGCGCTTTTCACCCCGGAACGTTTCGGACAATGGATGCATCTAGCGACCGTGATTGACCCTACGGCGAAAGAAGTGCGGCATTACGTGAATGGCGATCTAGCGGCGCGTGTGCCTAGAGTGGAGGTTTTCCCCGTGACTCTAGGCGTGGCAGATCTGGGAAACTGGAATGCAGGAGGCCGCAGTGATCGTGTGGCCATTCGCCATTTCAGCGGTACCATGGATGAGTTTATGCTTTTCTCTCGGGTGCTGACAGAGGCAGAGATCAGCAAGCTGGCGCGCTGA
- a CDS encoding RNA polymerase sigma factor, with protein MNTQETRAAQIFLTHHDFVKGVALKYAPWPGLMEDIAQQVFLEFMAKEQRWDLENDLRPLLATMTRHVAMRLWRDRTRQRPEVVQKLADHIRLLAEESELPPRYEEEVGLLRECLQKLPEKSRDLIQMYYYSDVSTPQIAEQLEMKADTVCRALSRVREKLRECIQRQIQQGGAAHV; from the coding sequence ATGAACACGCAGGAGACACGCGCTGCCCAAATCTTTCTCACCCATCACGACTTTGTGAAAGGGGTGGCGCTGAAGTATGCTCCCTGGCCAGGATTGATGGAGGACATCGCCCAGCAAGTGTTTTTAGAATTCATGGCGAAGGAGCAGAGGTGGGATCTGGAAAATGATCTGCGCCCACTTCTGGCTACCATGACCCGCCATGTGGCCATGCGGCTGTGGCGTGACCGCACACGCCAACGGCCTGAAGTGGTGCAAAAACTGGCGGACCACATTCGCCTGCTGGCTGAGGAAAGTGAGTTACCACCGCGATATGAAGAAGAGGTCGGACTTCTGCGGGAGTGCTTACAGAAACTACCGGAGAAAAGCCGCGACCTCATCCAAATGTATTATTACAGCGATGTATCCACCCCGCAGATCGCCGAGCAGCTAGAAATGAAAGCTGACACGGTTTGCCGCGCTCTATCCCGCGTGCGGGAGAAGCTGCGGGAGTGCATCCAGCGCCAGATCCAGCAGGGAGGTGCCGCTCATGTCTGA